The stretch of DNA GTTCATTCTCTAGCTCAACCACTTTTGCAGGCAATAAATTTCTGTCTTCACTAGAAAGCTCTGAAAGCTGACTCTCGTATTTTTCAATATTGTTCCAGCTTTTTTCCTCGAGATAAATCAAATGCTCACTCGATAATTTTTTTAAAGATTGAAATACAGACTCTGGAAGAAGCAACTTCCTTTTAGCCATCTTGTCTGCAATAAATTGCTGCAAGGATTGGAACTCATTTTCCTTATGAGATTCCTCTTTTAATGAAGTGAAAAATATTCTTGCAGGCGTAACACCCCATGATGAAAATGAATCTACGACACTTTGCTTAAACTGACTAAAGCTTAATTCTTCTTCCCGATGCTTATCTATCATGTTAATGATTAAATAAACCTGTTTTCCTGCAGTAGCTAATTCCTTTGTAAATAGAAAGTTTAATTCTGATTGAACATGATTATAATCCATGACATAAAACACAATATCAGCAAGATGCAATGCAGACTCTGTTGCAATCCGGTGAGCATCATCCGTTGAATCAATACCTGGGGTATCCATAATGATCGCATTCTTAGGCAGACTCGTCTCAGAATAGCTAATTTCAATAGACTGTATTTGGTCTCCATCCTTACAGAATGACTTCACGTCGTCATAATCATATGGTGCTGGGTATAATCTTGAATTTCCTTCTTTAAAAATTACCTTTGCATAATCTTCTCCTGATCTTATTTTCACCAAATTGGCACTTGTTGGGATCGGGCTGGAAGGAAGCAAATTTTCACCAATTAATTTATTAATCATACTGGATTTTCCAGCTGAAAAATGTCCACAAAACGCAATAGAATATTCTTGATTATCAAGCTTTAAAGCTAGATCCTTAGCCCGTTCTGCCGATTGATGATCTTGATTCGACAAGAAATATTCATTTATTGCTGTGATTTTTCTTAGTAAATCAACAGTATCTTGTTGTAATACAGTTTGAACCATGAATACTTATCCCCTTGTAACATCATTTACTAACTATTTTAAATGATTTTTCTTATAATTCCTATCTTTAGAATTTGGAACTTCTTTATTCAAAACTCGACGTACTATGACTAGCTATAAAAAATAGGCCCTGTTTAACTTCCCTGTTCAACAACAAAATAGCATTATCAACACTGAGTTTTAACACAGCCAAAAAATAAAAACCAGGTTTGCACCTGGCTATGTAGAAAGTATCAAATTATTTAGTATGTGGCTTTGCAACATTATTTAAAACATGTTTCATGATTAGTACATAGGCTGTTACTGTACCCGCAATAAAAATCGCTTCCATACATAACATCACCTTTCCATATAATTAATTGATAATAATTTTCATATTCAATTAGCATTTTAGCATTACTGATAGTCATTTTCAATAGGGTTCATTAATTGTCACACCTTTTTATAATCTTTCGAAAAACTATGTATATTTGAAAATGCTTCTTCATATTTCGTTAATTCTTTTAATGCCTTCTCCTCAGCAGGAATACGAATGAATAATATGATTGCATTTAATATTGTAAAAAGAACAGCCGTCATGTATGCCTGAAACATGAATGGGATGATAATAAATTCGATTGAAACTATTGTATAATTAGGATGCTTCATGAATCTATATGGTCCTTTTTTTACAATATCTGCGTAAGGCAAAACAATAATTTTTGTATTCCAATATGATCCAAGAGAAAATAGTGCCCACATTCTCACTGCTTGAGTGAATAGGAATAAGATTAGAAGGATCGCCCAGCTTGAGGATAACTCTTTATTAAACCAAATGACTTCTATTATAAGAGATACAAAAAACATACTATGTACAAAGACAATAAATTTATAATGTGACTGCCCAAACTCCAAAGCTCCGCGCCTCTTCATTTGACGTTCATTTCTTTTGGCAATTAGCAACTCGAAAACACGCTGGAAAATAATGATTGTGATAAACATAAAAAAAATCATTTTCTAATTCTCCCATCTTAGCAATAGCATTTCAGAGCTAAAGCCTGGACCTAATGCTGTGGCCAATCCGTATTCACTCGTCTTACCTATTTCCATAAATCTTTTTAGGACATATAAAATAGTAGCTGAAGACATATTACCGAATTGCTTCAATACTTCTAGAGAGATTTTAGTCATTTGTGGATCAATCTTTAATGAATCAACATATGCATCAATTACTTTTTTTCCTCCGGGGTGTGCAATAAAATGTTGAATATCACCTAAATCCAACTTCTTTTGAAGTAAAAAATTATTTACATTTGGCTTTAACCAGCTCTCGATAATCGATGGAATGTCCTTAGAGAAGATTACATAAAGCCCGTCATCCCTTATCTCCCAGCCCATAACATCTAAAGAATTTGGTAATAAGGTTG from Cytobacillus dafuensis encodes:
- a CDS encoding isoprenylcysteine carboxyl methyltransferase family protein; amino-acid sequence: MIFFMFITIIIFQRVFELLIAKRNERQMKRRGALEFGQSHYKFIVFVHSMFFVSLIIEVIWFNKELSSSWAILLILFLFTQAVRMWALFSLGSYWNTKIIVLPYADIVKKGPYRFMKHPNYTIVSIEFIIIPFMFQAYMTAVLFTILNAIILFIRIPAEEKALKELTKYEEAFSNIHSFSKDYKKV